One Setaria viridis chromosome 7, Setaria_viridis_v4.0, whole genome shotgun sequence genomic region harbors:
- the LOC117865452 gene encoding cytosolic sulfotransferase 12-like yields the protein MATATTPTALSVAAGPVPFTDVCGARPDTMPPPPDGDASATASAPPSSAMRFLRWHQGTWLAPQFVPGVVAIQQGHFVPRRGDVVLASAHKCGTTWLKALAFATMARGAHPPAGAGHPLLRLNPHDCVPFMDLLFADAGSGSAKMAALPSPRLMATHMHHSILPDSISNNPGCKIVYICRDPKDMLVSLWHFTRRVKPNLAFTDVFERACEGVSFSGPIWDHVLGYWNASKKSPETVLFLRYEEILRDPVGNVRKLALFVGQPFSPAEEDAEGALPPLRAATPPPLPRRRTSSARPRPAPPARHVTRIHLLVPEKGAARHGHAAEHPLDDGTPVGVRDERAHRRVPQHGGLRHEEPPGGSGGLGAVREPLREQRPRVLPQRPQEQGACTKF from the exons ATGGCGACGGCGACAACACCGACCGCGCTCAGCGTTGCAGCTGGGCCGGTGCCGTTCACGGACGTCTGCGGCGCAAGGCCGGACACCATGCCTCCGCCGCCCGATGGCGACGCCAGCGCCACGGCCTCCGCGCCCCCGAGCAGCGCCATGCGGTTCCTGCGCTGGCACCAGGGCACGTGGCTGGCCCCGCAGTTCGTGCCGGGGGTCGTCGCCATCCAGCAGGGGCACTTcgtgccgcgccgcggcgaCGTCGTCCTCGCGAGCGCGCACAAGTGCGGCACCACGTGGCTCAAGGCCCTTGCCTTCGCCACCATGGCGCGCGGCGCGCacccgccggccggcgcggggcaCCCGCTCCTCCGCCTCAACCCGCACGACTGCGTCCCGTTCATGGACCTTCTGTTCGCTGACGCCGGCTCCGGGAGCGCGAAGATGGCCGCGCTGCCGTCGCCGAGGCTCATGGCTACGCACATGCACCACTCCATCCTGCCCGACTCCATCAGCAACAACCCCGGCTGCAAAATCGTCTACATATGCAG GGACCCGAAGGACATGCTAGTTTCTCTGTGGCACTTCACCAGAAGGGTTAAACCCAACCTCGCCTTCACTGACGTGTTCGAGCGCGCATGCGAGGGCGTGTCTTTCAGTGGCCCCATCTGGGACCATGTCCTGGGGTATTGGAACGCCAGCAAGAAGAGCCCGGAGACGGTGCTGTTCCTGAGGTACGAGGAGATCCTGCGCGACCCCGTCGGAAACGTGAGGAAGCTCGCGCTGTTTGTCGGGCAGCCGTTCTCGCCggccgaggaggacgccgagggGGCCCTTCCTCCCCTGCGAGCAGCGACGCCACCGCCTCTGCCACGCCGCCGCACGTCATCAGCGCGTCCTCGTCCAGCACCACCGGCGCGCCACGTCACGCGCATTCATCTGCTGGTCCCTGAAAAAGGGGCGGCACGCCATGGGCACGCTGCCGAACATCCCCTCGACGACGGAACCCCAGTCGGAGTGCGTGACGAACGCGCCCACCGACGAGTGCCACAGCACGGCGGCCTGCGGCACGAGGAGCCACCCGGAGGTAGTGGTGGCCTTGGCGCGGTCCGGGAACCCCTGCGGGAGCAGCGGCCACGCGTCCTCCCGCAGCGACCACAGGAACAGGGGGCCTGCAC gaaattctag